A stretch of Tigriopus californicus strain San Diego chromosome 11, Tcal_SD_v2.1, whole genome shotgun sequence DNA encodes these proteins:
- the LOC131890016 gene encoding uncharacterized protein LOC131890016 yields the protein MKLLLVFTILFGLGLAAPSGNQKISESSGSLIFIPISPNQLIELFQYLNAGPYSKENTEDYSTFIDVETDEDILKQDEPVQEGPELYSNGLVPIREKRSAEPEPFFLLARLFGFRPTRRSRRFKGRRHFG from the exons ATGAAGTTG CTTCTAGTTTTTACCATCCTCTTTGGACTAGGGTTAGCCGCTCCAAGTGGCAACCAAAAGATATCAGAAAGCTCCGGATCCCTTATTTTCATCCCCATTTCACCCAATCAACTTATTGAactgttccaatatttgaatgcCGGTCCCTACTCCAAAGAGAATACGGAAGACTATTCCACCTTCATAGACGTTGAGACCGACGAGGATATACTCAAACAGGATGAGCCTGTCCAAGAAGGCCCAGAACTCTACTC AAACGGCTTGGTTCCAATCCGGGAGAAAAGAAGTGCCGAGCCAGaacccttcttcctattggCCAGACTTTTCGGTTTTCGTCCCACTCGTCGATCTCGTCGATTTAAGGGTCGGCGACATTTTGGATAA